In one window of Trachemys scripta elegans isolate TJP31775 chromosome 5, CAS_Tse_1.0, whole genome shotgun sequence DNA:
- the NKX3-2 gene encoding homeobox protein Nkx-3.2: MAVRSGNALTPFSIQAILNKKEERAQHLAGRPPPATPTTPACCWRLFGERADAGAAEEALLLSPACVRAAPAAAGRTMGAPAGWDSDSALSDDHEGERRSEEEGTGVQQGPPGNSARSREAPGRGRPAREAQPRDQEEEPPGLSDSEMSASVSDRSPPEEEDGGSKCEKLLAGEEEQAAPKPRKKRSRAAFSHAQVFELERRFNHQRYLSGPERADLAASLKLTETQVKIWFQNRRYKTKRRQMAADLLASAPAAKKVAVKVLVRDDQRQYHPGEMLRPPSLLSLQPSYYYPYYCLPGWALSTCTAAAGTQ; the protein is encoded by the exons ATGGCTGTCCGCAGCGGTAACGCCTTGACGCCTTTCTCCATCCAGGCCATCCTCAACAAGAAGGAGGAGCGCGCTCAGCACTTGGCGGGGCGGCCGCCGCCGGCCACCCCCACCACGCCCGCTtgctgctggaggctgtttggCGAGAGGGCAGACGCGGGCGCAGCCGAAGAGGCTTTGCTGCTGTCCCCGGCCTGCGTCCGGGCTGCGCCGGCAGCGGCGGGGAGGACGATGGGAGCCCCGGCGGGCTGGGATTCGGACTCGGCGCTCAGCGATGACCACGAGGGCGAGAGGCGCTCGGAGGAGGAGGGCaccggggtgcagcaggggccgCCCGGCAACAGCGCCCGCTCCAGAGAGGCCCCTGGTCGGGGGCGGCCTGCGCGGGAGGCTCAGCCCAGGGATCAGGAGGAAGAGCCCCCCGGCCTCAGTGACAGCGAGATGTCGGCCAGCGTTTCAG ATCGCAGCCCGCCGGAGGAGGAAGACGGAGGCAGCAAGTGCGAGAAGCTGCTggccggggaggaggagcaggcgGCCCCCAAGCCGCGGAAGAAGCGCTCGCGGGCGGCCTTTTCCCACGCGCAGGTCTTCGAGCTGGAGCGGCGCTTCAACCACCAGCGCTACCTCTCGGGCCCGGAGCGAGCCGACCTGGCGGCCTCGCTCAAGCTCACCGAGACCCAGGTGAAGATCTGGTTCCAGAACCGCCGCTACAAGACCAAGCGGCGCCAGATGGCCGCGGACCTGCTGGCCTCGGCCCCGGCCGCCAAGAAAGTGGCGGTGAAAGTGCTGGTGCGGGACGATCAGAGACAGTATCACCCGGGAGAGATGCTGAGGCCGCCCTCGCTGCTTTCCCTGCAGCCTTCCTACTACTACCCTTACTACTGCCTGCCCGGGTGGGCCCTGTCCACCTGCACCGCAGCCGCGGGGACTCAATGA